The Vitis riparia cultivar Riparia Gloire de Montpellier isolate 1030 chromosome 10, EGFV_Vit.rip_1.0, whole genome shotgun sequence genome includes a region encoding these proteins:
- the LOC117923563 gene encoding putative receptor-like protein kinase At4g00960, whose product MAMGYLKLHFFISSFLIIHLTVAQHPNFVTEICIPEGGNYTNNSSYKASLDTLLSSFSNTTVDYGFYNSSAGEVKAIALCRGDLTPDTCRSCVNTSSHEIRRLCPNYKEAIIHYDACMLRYSNRSIFSEGEYFPLAIGINPKNFSDVEQAIPALQKLLRDLKYEAASGGPLRKYATGEAMLESETIYALVQCTPNLESNQCTDCLDTINESVPTTLAEGKSGLRALGPSCNFRYETYSFYQPPPDAPSPSPSSSPSPTVNLPHPPPSIGTTGNGKDNTRRTAIIIVIPTVISVMLIICICILLTKQKQKEKFESVDELMSVESLEFDLNSIRVATDNFSDANKLGQGGFGAVYKGKLPNGQDIAVKRLARDFGEGELQFKNEVLLVAKLQHRNLVRFLGFCLEGIEKLLIYEFVPNGSLDYLIFDPTRRLQLDWEMSYKIIKGIARGLLYLHEDSRLRVIHLDLKASNILLDAEMNPKISDFGMARLLSVDQTRGETSKILGTYGYMAPEYAMRGNFSIKSDVYSFGVLILEIISGQKNNCFRNGENAEDLINFAWKSWSEGTVSNLIDPTLRSGSRNEIMRCVHIGLLCVQENLADRPTMASVVAMFSNNSVTLPAPSRPTLFMHDSMEQGIPLPLESNFVVTESPENIGHMSINEVSITELSPR is encoded by the exons ATGGCAATGGGCTATTTGAAATTGcattttttcatttcatcattTCTGATCATCCACCTCACTGTTGCTCAGCATCCAAATTTCGTAACGGAAATCTGCATTCCAGAGGGAGGTAACTACACAAACAACAGTAGCTACAAGGCAAGCCTCGATACCCTCCTCTCCTCCTTCTCCAACACCACAGTTGACTACGGGTTTTACAATTCCTCCGCTGGCGAAGTGAAAGCAATTGCACTCTGTAGAGGCGATCTCACGCCCGATACATGCCGTAGCTGTGTGAACACCTCTAGCCATGAAATCAGACGGCTTTGTCCTAACTACAAGGAAGCGATAATTCATTACGATGCTTGTATGTTACGTTACTCTAACCGCTCCATATTCAGTGAGGGGGAATATTTTCCTCTAGCTATTGGTATAAACCCAAAAAATTTCTCAGATGTGGAGCAGGCCATTCCGGCGCTGCAAAAATTGTTGCGCGACCTAAAATATGAAGCTGCTTCAGGCGGGCCTCTTCGCAAGTATGCAACAGGAGAAGCAATGCTTGAGTCTGAAACCATATATGCACTTGTCCAGTGCACGCCTAATTTAGAAAGCAACCAATGCACAGATTGTTTGGACACTATTAATGAATCTGTTCCAACCACACTTGCCGAGGGGAAAAGTGGATTAAGAGCTTTGGGGCCTAGCTGTAACTTTAGGTATGAGACGTACAGTTTCTATCAACCTCCGCCTGATgcaccatcaccatcaccatctTCATCTCCATCCCCTACAGTTAATCTTCCTCATCCCCCACCATCCATTGGCACAACTGGAAACG GAAAGGATAATACAAGGAGAACTGCCATCATCATTGTTATCCCAACAGTAATTTCGGTGATGCTTATCATCTGCATCTGCATCTTATTAACAAAGCAAAAGCAGAAGGAGAAGTTTGAAA GTGTGGATGAACTCATGAGTGTAGAGTCCTTGGAATTCGACCTTAACTCTATTAGAGTTGCAACCGACAACTTTTCTGATGCTAATAAGCTGGGACAAGGTGGATTTGGTGCTGTTTACAAG GGTAAGCTTCCCAATGGGCAAGATATAGCTGTGAAGAGGTTGGCTAGAGATTTTGGAGAAGGAGAACTACAATTCAAAAATGAGGTCCTATTAGTGGCAAAGCTTCAACACAGGAATTTGGTTAGATTCCTAGGCTTCTGCTTGGAAGGAATTGAAAAACTTCTCATCTATGAGTTTGTGCCTAATGGAAGCCTTGATTACTTAATATTTG aTCCCACCAGACGTTTACAATTGGATTGGGAAATGagttacaaaattattaaaggCATTGCTCGAGGACTTCTTTACCTTCATGAAGATTCCAGGCTTCGGGTTATTCATCTTGATCTTAAAGCTAGCAATATTTTATTAGATGCAGAGATGAATcctaaaatttcagattttggcATGGCAAGGTTGCTTTCAGTAGACCAAACTCGAGGAGAGACAAGTAAAATTTTGGGGACCTA TGGGTATATGGCTCCAGAGTATGCAATGCGGGGTAACTTCTCAATTAAGTCAGATGTCTACAGTTTTGGAGTGttgattttagaaattattagtgGTCAAAAGAATAATTGTTTCCGCAATGGAGAGAATGCAGAAGATCTTATAAACTTT GCATGGAAAAGTTGGAGCGAAGGGACAGTTTCAAATTTGATAGATCCGACATTAAGGTCTGGTTCAAGAAATGAAATTATGAGATGCGTCCATATTGGTTTGCTATGTGTTCAAGAAAATCTAGCTGACAGACCAACTATGGCTTCAGTTGTTGCTATGTTTAGTAACAACTCTGTTACTCTCCCAGCACCTTCCAGACCCACACTTTTTATGCACGATAGCATGGAGCAAGGGATACCATTACCACTGGAGTCTAATTTTGTGGTGACCGAGTCTCCCGAGAATATAGGGCATATGTCCATAAATGAGGTTTCTATCACTGAACTTAGTCCACGTTAG